In the Ptychodera flava strain L36383 chromosome 23 unlocalized genomic scaffold, AS_Pfla_20210202 Scaffold_23__1_contigs__length_28996876_pilon, whole genome shotgun sequence genome, CAATGGTGCTGATGGTACATCTGAAAGCAAAACAAAGGCCAATGgtcattttcattaaattaaagtACTAAGGGTTAGTTGAATTTGATTTAGGCGTATTTTGTTCTTAATTTGACTTGTAATAAAATAAGTCTTTGGGCAAGCATCCAAATCAACAtcagtgttttacattttctaaACAAAGTATCATGTTTAAAATGCTTTTTTGCGGAAGAGAAACATAACAGACACTACTGAGAGCAATATGTTCACTTtttagaatgaaaacaaaatcatcGTGACCCCACACAACAATACTGGATTATCTATGACCATTCCATCACAAAGGACCTGCTACAGTGACTTTGGCCCAACTGGTGGAAAGAGGAACACCAACAAAGGTACAGAATTTTGTTGCAAAGAGCGAgtgtttaaattttctttttttatttcgaacAGTACAACATACCTTTGGCTCTGACTCTTACTGTCACACAGGCTCCATCTCGACCAAAGTGATTTTTAGTTGTGCATGTATATTGACCGCCATCACTTGTGTCTATGTTACTGATGATCAGCGTGCCGCTCGACAAAATTTGGTATCGATCGTCTGAAAGATCCTGCAAAAGAAAAAAGGTGAACTTTAACGATGTTACACAAAAACAGTTTTTACCATTACCTGTAAACCTTAATATGGCAAATCCAAAAGACGAGCAGAAAAATGTAAGGTAATTATTCAAGTAATTATTTCATATCTCAAAAAAGCCTTATTAACTTTAAGCTGAGATGCATAATGAtggatttttatttcatttctttacaTTTCGTTTTTTACTTATCGAACTGGCGAACCAAATTACAGCAAGATGTAACCATAACCCACTACCCTATAGAGCAATAAGGAGAGGTGTCATGccagagtctcgaactcaccatcctctgacgGAAAGTCCGTTACTCTTGACCAACTGGTTTTCGAagtcaccatcctccgatatgGAGTCAGGTACCTTGCCCACTGCCGGCCCTTATGGTACCTCCTCAAAGTGACTAGTTAATTACGTTATTAATACTGTGTGTACTGATTTTGCATGTCTGAAACTCAGGTCTTTTAAGCCTTGGAAAACAATTGTCAGGAATATTGTCAAAGGCTGTAAGTCCCTGCTAAAGTCCACTTACCCGACCATCAAAGGTCCATGTTATGGTAGGTTCTGGAAGACCAAAGGACTTGCAATCTATACTGACGCTCTTGCCTGTAACACCGTAGATGATTGTTGGTGGTAGTGGCCTTATTTCAGCAGGGATAGCTGGGGataggaataaaaaaaactgatttTCAAACCATTTTATGACACAGCTGACAAGAAAATGTTACAACAGAACCAAAAAGCACACACTAAGGCATTGATGTTCCATAGGAAGCGTGTGtaaaaaactttgttttctcGGGCCAATCTAAAAATTAATTTATCTAGCCAAGCTTCTATCCTAAGCAAACCATTGAAATAAAGTCACGAAATTTTGACAAGTCAGAGAATGACCTCCTCAGATGGTTATCAATTGTTTCCAAAAGCACGTCATTTGTAGTAACTGCAAACCttgactttgtaatttttctgaaactCCCACTGTAGTGTATATATGTACTTGGATCAGCAATCAAAAGCATTAATACCCTTCGTATCATTAATACCATGAAGAAAAGATAGGAAATCTTCAAGGGTCTGAATAGAAGAGACTTGTAGGTAATTCGTGGTGCTATGCTTCTTTTAAAGTATGAATTCTGCATCTGCTTTTATAAGCGTATCGTGaagaatatatttaaactttgtGTCAGGTTTAAAATTGTCTTTTAATTGTAATAGTAAAAATCAGAGGcaatctttcaaattttaagAACATATATACTACCGATATCTGAAACTCAAAATTGCTGCTATCCCTGCTTTATCTCTTTGCTGAACAATAAGTCTTTTAAATGAGAAATATAAGCATGcaaaactttcaaagaaaattatttctatTGAAAGTGACAAACTCACAATGAACGTAAAGGTACAGGCTTGTCATTATTTCCCCGTGGATGTTCTCAGCTATGCACTGGTACACACTGGTGTCACTGACCATAGCTTCGATGAAAGTGATCTGATTGCCCTTGACATTTCTCCTTTGGTTAGTGTCTGTTTAGTATTTTTATAACAAAGGCAGAGCAGATTTAAATCATTACAATACATCTAGCATTGGCAACAATGAAATTAACATGTCATAATAAAGCAGTTTGGAAAGCGCGttgtgaaaaattgactgttttaaaacaAGCCAAGCCTAGCGCTTTCAGGCAGATTCAAGAGACCCATTGGACGCACTAggcaaaatgtttgatatacaacaataaacACATAGGCTGACTATCTACATGTCTCAAATGCGTTAAGTATACAAGTCAGTATACTAATCGcttgcaaagatctgcattacgtatactcttgtTCTGTATAGATACATGCTTTATGTATCAACTTACTGGTATGTTTCATATACAGAGATATACGTAACTTATGCAACTGCGTTTTTGTtcaatatacgtcaatatactgCAATATACCGgatgtatatcaagcattttgcccagtgacgATTGCCAAAATATATTTACACATGTACTAGCATAGGCTATTAGAAGTGTCTGAAAGAGAGCATTTGATTCTTGATTATAAATCGCATAACAAAAACGCATAACGCCAGGCATCGCCTTCGCATTGCGTCGAAAAAACCCTGTGCTAAAGTCATCATAAATAATAACTACGCTCATATTATAGAAATATATAGCAAAAATATAGACTAGAAATGttcttgttttaattttttgatgtttttagaTTATGTTAATGACTGGTGACTTGTGTTAAAgacattttgagtaaaaaacATAGATAACAAAGggtagcattttctcttcataaattcttttttatgatattatttttcagTAATGCTAccaaagaaaattacaaaaattgaaaaacgaAGCGAAAAAGTAAAAAGAATGTCGTCAAATGTCTCGAAAGGTATgaacaacatattgaatgctgtcaaaatatctgaatgTTGTAGCGGTATACACTATCTGTCCTCAGTTTTCACTGACAAACAAGACGATGCTAGAGTTATGCAACACATACCCGGAACAGGTATTTCATTGCCATTCTCTAACCATTTGATATTCGGTGGAGGGATTCCTCCAGCATTACACTCCATTGTATAGTTGCTCCATGGGGGTATGGTCTTGTCCCTCGGTGTCTCTTCCCAGTAGGGGGCGGCTGTATCACATTTAGAAAGATAAAAGCATATTATTAATGTTTGTTGTCAGTTTAAAGTCATCATGTGTACAATACTGTAACTAATCCGACACATATTATGGCCACATTTGGgggatttgaaatcaaaatacaGAAGTTCTGTTTGGACGAAAACAGCAACATGCAACGTATTAATTTCCCTTTAACTCCAGGCCTTGGTATATCTCAATTGCAGTCGATAAATGGGACAGAATAACACATATCGAAATATTGTGAACGGGTTCATATTATTTAGATGTGAATTCCCGGGCAGACATTTACTATTGAGACCAAAATCCGGACTGCCAGGCTCAACATAATAATCTGTGTTCTATATATTTTATTAGTTTCACTTGAGTTATTAGTGGTCCTAGCAGAACTGGCAATGGCCCTAGTTTGTATCATTCGAAGACTAAGTCTTCTTTATGTTATTCTTCTATTCCTGTTTCTGCAAGTGAAGGTCGATTGTAGAACTGTAGGGGTTTTCAGATCATATGTGACCCTTTAAAATGCTGTCAGTGATCAGGCAGAAATCTTAAATATGGTCTAAACATTAAAATGTCTTCTTTATCAAAGCAATATAATGTACATTGACGTAGACAAATTTTGTggaagttttttttttagttaAACTTCTTTTGATATTGCAAATAAGACAACAACATAGCCAGGTATTTTTGCTGACATATTCATTTTAACTCAAAGGTAAGAGCCACTGTGAACGAAACAAAAGTAACTACTATTTCAATGACAACGCACCCGAGCAATGATGGTCATATCCATGTTATGCCATGCAACGATGGCAACAATATAGCAAATATGCAATGTACATATATCACCTTCACTATCActgtttgtgtctttgtttgtttgtctcacAAAAGTGGCCATAGCTGGAAATAAGGAATGAAATTATAAACCCATCTTTCCAAGAACAATGAACCATGTTAAACATTGGCAGAGGTTATCTACTCAACAAAAAGATAGAAGAAGAATCACCTTATTCCCCCGCAATAATAGCTGCGCCCTTAAAAACGAACAGAACAAGGACTTTAGGAAAAGTATCTACTGTCAAGTgttcatatttcaaatatagttttaaaaaaattgtaaatctgaTCCTAGCAATGATAAGCATACCCTTAGCAAAGGCAAAGCAAAAGCATTTTGATAAAGTGAATATGGCAACAAACTCCCACTGTTGACAATGACTAGAAATGTCTTCCTTGGCAacaatgattatgcaaatagcaaCAGGCGAATGGTAACGACAATATATCTAATTTTACTGAATGACCTGTGAAACTGCGACAAATACAAAAGGCCCCACAACCTGTGCTACCTACAGTTCTTATGCAAAACCGTGGTAAGCAGGTTATATGCACtacttgttttctttgttttcattcaaatttgattttgtaaaatattaagaaatcATGTCTTTTCGAAGACAGCGAGGTATATACACTTTAATTGTTTATGTAGAGTGCTACCACTGAAAATACTAAAATTTGCGAATAAAATCGAGAGCCAATCACGTAAGCTTTGCCGTAATATCGACTGTTCGGAAAAGGcaataatattataaaaataatcttCCCTTCGTCAAATGAACGGTTTGAACTAAAATGATGTTCATTTAACCTCTTGTGAGAGTGTGTACAAATTTGCAAGCGGCTTTAAAATTTGTTGCACGTGAGCAACTTGCACTTGGAGGTCGTTTTTGGTTGTATATTAACAGGCAGGCGACAAAAGGTACTGGTATAGTATTAATTGATATATGACACCTACTCGAGATAATCACTTTGGATTGTACACATCATTGATCACGTGCAATGCCCAATTAAAGACTGTCACATAGAGTTATACAACTTATTTCTGCTTCCGTATTTAGCAGATCAAAAATATGGGCGCTGACAATATGGACTAAAAAATGCTTGGGCCCCAGCAATGCGTCCTGCAGCTTTAATTCATCTCCCATTCTTCTTCGACCCATTCCTTTGCCAACCTTGATTTAGATAACACCTGCATGTAAACTTCTGAAAATTTATACAGGCCTAAGGCCTATGAGAATCTGTGCACCTGACCTAGCAATAAAGTGGGTCGTATTACCTTTCATAAATGGACAATGTTTCCTGAAATCTTCAAATAGCTACTTCTCCTAAACCCTAAAACCACCAAACTTAAAAATCTGTATATGCGAAGTACGCAACACTTTCTCTAGAGTTTGCAGATAACAATGCAAGCGGGAACAAGTCCTAGGCCGTCATATTGGAGTCCCTGAAAATCTTCATGTTATCTACGAAAATCTTATATCCCATAGCCAACTGGTCATGAGACCctaaatattgtcatattggtCCAAATGTTACGCAAGCACGTTTAAatataaaatgacaatattacatAGGACTCAGCTCTTGGTGTTCCTAAGattataaattttatttccgTCAGAAGATGCATAATCGACGTTTGCATGGTCAATAACAGCATTGATTCATGACTAGTAATAAGACAGAATAAAATAGATCtcaattaattgttacttgccATAGTCATTGCGTAAAACAATAAATTCAATCACCCAGTTTACCCTCTGATAAAAACAGTACACGCGCGCATATTATGTCAGACCCGGGCAAGTGTTGATTTAGTGTTTAATCTGTCAAAGTGTTGGCcataaattggcaattttacCATGATAATAGCCAAGACATTTAAGAAGGGatgtattgtgccatcattatcgtTACAATAGCAACTGCACTACCTTGCTTTCAATCCAGACTGAAAACCAGTGTTCcttctaaaaactggcaattttcgCGTATTGGTATTGACACAAGTTGTACATTTCTAAATGTAAACTCCGATCATCTTCACATTCAATTCAAACCCTCTTTCTGTGTGTCCTCGTTCATATGCTCGACGTTTTTCTCTCCTTTTCTATATTTTAGGACTGAtggtaacgatattttgtatcaacaAAGTGGTGGAGAATAACACTTACAGGCTAATGGCAGTGTTATTCATTATAACTGGCCCGTTAAAACAATACTTTACatgttctatcttttattttctttactAGCGCTCAAAACACATGATGGCGTCCATGAAAATAATAGGGAACAATTCTGGTCACTCTAAGGTATATTGAAGCTTCGCATGTTGAGTCACTCAGTCGCTCGCGAGACTTTTAAAAATCGTCTTCATCTGAAACAACAGAACTTTTCAGTAAAAATCGACAAAAACCGCActgagattttttgaccattgtTTGAGGTTGGATAACCTGTGACCTTCTTTCATATATCAAAGAAACTACAAGGAGCTTTGGTTTTTTCTTGGCCATTGACTGATATGGCATAAAATTGATCCTAACAGGTTTAACAGGAAAACGTCTACTTACTTACATTTATCTAAGCTATTATTGGTACAGGTATGACTTCTTTGGCAGCAATTTTTTATCACATATTTTGGATGACATTGAAAACCCTTGACTTACTTTCACGTATTCAAGCAAATGTATCGGCTACAGAGTTGCTCGAATTCGTGAAATGTGGAACACTACTTATATGCTAACATGTCGAATTACCTTGGACTACCTTTCACGTCCAGTGACATGTCTCAGTTACAATTTCGTAGTGTTAATTTTTGGGTTAATTATGTTCATATGTATCGGTTAACACCTTCACCGGAAATGTTCACGTGACTTTCACCTGTTTTCTGAATCAAGATGGATTTATCAAGAGGCCACTCTAATTTTTAACTTGATTAAAAGGAAAGAGGCTGTAACCAAAATAGACGGAAATCTATTAAGTTGATGCAATCGCTGGGGAGAAACAAGAGTCGTTTGCACAGCCAACATTGAGACACTTGCAATATTGTATATGAGTTCTTATTGTAGCCACGGCTCGGTTTTGTCGTATTGGCATCTAAAACATCACAACATTAAAAATGCTTCTTCTTAAAAATGCCTCTTCTATAATTATTGTGCCGTTTGGTTATACTATGGTTTGATATTTCAGCTCACATAACTAGTGTTGAAACACTACTGTGCGGATAGAGATTTCTTGTAGGAGTGAGATTAACCTTTTTGTGTTATTCCACCTACTACCTAAAGTTAAATCTAATGTTAAACCTAACCTAATGTTAAATACACAGCTTTGTATCCAGCTTTTACCGTACATAATATTAATTAGTAAAATCCTAGGCCCTAGAATATCTTCAGAAGCCTTAACTAGCACAGCTGTGCACATTAAATGGATGGCCTAGATAAGGAAATCGTACCTTCAACTCTGACCCTAACAAGCCACCAAACTCCAGGATTGATCCCATTTTCTGCAGAGCAGTTGTATAAACCTTCATCAGAAAAGTCAACTTTCTCCACGACTAGTGTCTGACCAAATGATTCTGTAGATGCTCTGTCTACCGgcatttcttcatcaacacgcTCCCAGTTGATTTTTGGAGTCGGACTGCATATGAAAGAAGAAAATATGACATGCCTCTTTTAAGCAGCGTAAGTAACATCAGTTAATACAAATGTCCTTAACACCTACCGTGTGAGTTTTCCCATGGACAGTGGACACAGAACTGCCAGCGGCAGTTCTTTTTTTGGCAGCGCTGTACacttttatcaaatcaatatttgttatcaaaaatgacatgaaaccctctcatactatatattttgaaaaacatctaaAGAATTTAAAGACATATTTGGGTTAGAAAACCGCAATTtagacatattgaaaaaaaataggtAAGTCAAGCAAGTGATACATActaatgaaatttaatataccATTGGATACACTTGTCGGCTATCTATTCCGATTCTTAAATGGCGAGGGATTGAAGGactaatattatgaaatttatttatatttattataaTCATGGTACGCGCAGAATTGGAATGACccttattcaaaaataaaagaaccttattgctgaaaaaaaaagttttgttatATTGTCAATAAGGagatcaatgtgaaaatttcacaaaatttgacccagaCAGATTGGAGTTAACTTTTCCAAACATGATGTAGACGGAAGATTATGAAGCTAGGAAATTCGATAATTGCgtacatttgcataattgtacaCTTTTTCTCACCCAAATTACGACACCATGTCAAGCAAAAAGGTTACTCcaacatatttttttatctcgtgttaacattttaatacaaattgaaagattgaaaaaaataattttcagcgTCACGAACAGCGTCACCTGAAGTCATAGTCTTACCATTATGAAGATTGTTCATCTCACAAAAAGTTCCTGGCGTTATTTCTTCTGCGGAGTCCCTTTCCACAAAAGTGTTCATGATTAAGAATTATACTGTCAATGGTCTTGCAGTCGTGTAAACGTGAATATAAGGGATATCTATTTGTATGCTACCATCTAGTGAATTCTCTATTTCAGCATTGCAGTAGGTTGACAACAGCTATCCCTCCGAGGAAATTATAATTTGACCCTTCTGACAATAGCATGAATGTTTAACTCAAAAATCACCTTTTTGCAAAtaatcattcaattttaattaatttgttaaccctagattaaaatattggttaggTTAACCTTTCAGCTTGTTAGAGTAAgcaacataagcaagcgatgtaatctttgtatatcagaaaagctgcacattttCAATGCTGGCAAATCTACGCTTTAAACAAACGCTCGGAGTTCGTTTCAAAATATcttcaccaaaacaaatattacctACCAAATTtaaacaccacctacaaatagaatggtacgtccagATCATACATAGAGTGTTGAGCTAGTATTACTTTAACTtaatctgtctgatgattgcaggatgcatgaaacttaagtaacagataccatgactttgaacttgaagtaattttgtgttattactTTATGTCGCATATTAACCAGAGATTTGACAACTCTAAAATGTGCCCCAGTTTTGATATACCATCCAGACTAAGAGGTCATCGTGTTGAAGGGCATAACAATGAAGTTGAAATGCTTAGCCCATGCCTAGCGACTATGTCTATATGTTACTTTCGAAGAGAGAGGCATAAAAAGAGGAAGACGGCCTATTTCAGAGGTCCAGCGTGCCAGACGAATCAAGTCaatctagtatcgtttagtatcgatattagattCCCGCAAATTAggggtaaatatcggcgattttaaAGACCCGGCGTGTCGAGGCACAATGCCGGTTATTcttgtatcgtctagtatcgatatgaTCCAGAAATCGCGGAAAAATAGAGGGAACAGTCGCTGTTCCCACAACAGACAAGGCAAACTTCTTTGTGTCTTATCTTCTTGACTGTCAATCTTTGCTACTGTAATGATTCAAACAAAACGGAGATTGCCCAGTGTCATGCCTTTAGGTAGTGAAAGTACAACTAACAGTAAAATATAGATATACTCACTAGGCATCAGCCAAGCATTTCAACTTCATTGTCTTGCCCATCAGCACGGTAACCACTTGTTCTGGATGGTATATCAGAACTGGGGCACGCTGTTCGACTGGGATCTCTGTAAAACAGAGGGCAAATCTTGATGACATTCTTCAACATTTCAACCGATGCAACTTCACCGATGCTGACTCACTGTGCATAAAACCCCAGTCGGAATTTTGGGTTTAGTTAATATGCTAAGACCGTCGTAGGGTGTGAAGCacgttgaaaattataaaacaaaataaaagtactCAAACTGGAATAGCATACTACTTGTGCTCACATGCAAatatacgctgtgttgggtgcagcgccccctaaAATAAAGAGCATGTTGCAAGAGTACTGTAAGCCACATAACTTTAACGTCACAAAACCCAAATAGTTACTAAATTGTTGAGCATAGGGACTGATGaacaatatatttcattcaATGTAATAACGTTTCGACTTGCTCACCACAATATTCATCTGGTTGTCCAATATCACAAAATTCCCGACGAATAGAAGAATCTGTCGTGTAGCACCAAGCTTTGTTCTCTCCGTCAGGGTTACGACAGTAATTGTGTTCTCCAAGGCCGGCGTTTGGATAATTCTCTGGAGTCCTGCTATGCGACTGTGGACTCTGTTCTGTCCATTCTTGACATGtattcatattatcagtcatcgaAACATTGCCACGATAATCGGACCCGTCGACAGCATGATAACATTCACCGGCTGGTAAAAACACAAACATtaacaatattaatttttacatgaaaatttaaTTAATCTGATTACTGCTGATAGCATAAGTCGAGCAAATGAATTACTGGAAAATCCAGTCGGGGTATCAACAGTATGCGTCATGACGATGCCATATATTCTTGAAACCCCTCCGCCTCAGGGACAATCATGtttttttgagatattttcaaTCGGAAAGCTAGGCAGTTCAAAATCGTCGTCGGTGTAAATATATCGATTATCGATGAGAACgcttaattttgaaatctgacAGGCTTAAGgtttattttaatatgaataTATTAGGAAAGGTGATCGAAAAACGAATATTTGTGATCTACTAATAGCTATCAATCGAACGCTTTGGTGACCCTGATAGTAATCTCCATAATAAATACCTAATGCGGTTAAGTGTTGAATCTTTTATGAGATCAAATAACTGTAAAGTGGTGTTAAGTTATAATAGATGGGGTTTGGCCGGCACAGTCCTCTTGCACCTTATCCAATAACAAAACCTAGTGGACTCTAACCATCAACATCTGATGAACCCTATAAAGGATAATAAAAATTTGGAGACCCCGCTATTGCcagagaaattttgatattttgatatctaaATAGTTTTGCTCTTCGTGTAAAGGTTAcagtaactctaacttttgataGGTTTATGTTCTTTTGTTGtttgtatcaactacagtttctcgATCTACATTCTACAGCATTTTGGAACACCAAGTTTCGTTAATGAAACTCGTCACTGTGTCATATGTACTAAACTTTAtggatgaaaacaaaaattgaaatcttaACCTGAACTTTATTATCAACACTAACATAACACGATACAGATATACAGTCATGTCAACATTCAAGCTGATACCTTGGGTTTTCAATTTTCCGTGGGAAGCACACAAATAATCTGT is a window encoding:
- the LOC139124122 gene encoding neuronal cell adhesion molecule-like; amino-acid sequence: MANKICLLVLAITITPTLSQELSPPSIVEVSEQEVYVNPRSEYAILKCVATGNPSPTYRWEIHGQEVRIDGEFVTLEEGTLKIKNPTSRKNDGKYQCFATNFFGTALSQKISLTVGHLGRFPLSDKQKQSFHLYSVAKLECKPPSGTPPPRVFWSSPLPKVLKYSDRINQDPDGNLVFSNILESDNGGYFCNAITDFLGELRQAPVIYVKVKTPGECYHAVDGSDYRGNVSMTDNMNTCQEWTEQSPQSHSRTPENYPNAGLGEHNYCRNPDGENKAWCYTTDSSIRREFCDIGQPDEYCEIPVEQRAPVLIYHPEQVVTVLMGKTMKLKCLADAYPTPKINWERVDEEMPVDRASTESFGQTLVVEKVDFSDEGLYNCSAENGINPGVWWLVRVRVEAAPYWEETPRDKTIPPWSNYTMECNAGGIPPPNIKWLENGNEIPVPDTNQRRNVKGNQITFIEAMVSDTSVYQCIAENIHGEIMTSLYLYVHSIPAEIRPLPPTIIYGVTGKSVSIDCKSFGLPEPTITWTFDGRDLSDDRYQILSSGTLIISNIDTSDGGQYTCTTKNHFGRDGACVTVRVRAKDVPSAPLNVKIENATDSELDLIWSPSEPNNSPIKVYIIQYATAFTNFTEWKTLMEERGDQNKTTVYLSPWVPTNSV